In the Pseudomonas sp. ADAK2 genome, one interval contains:
- a CDS encoding ShlB/FhaC/HecB family hemolysin secretion/activation protein — translation MPYSFCAIPRRSRTLLSALLLSLVVSSLYAAEPSSPGQEVLRQQQQQQRDLQQLQLEQRRRQLERGSFSAPPVTPALSAQVTPDERCWPLSGTRIGGVTLISSKKLNEQIKPQLSACMGVGQINHLLATITALYVDAGYIASRPYLSSAPAAGQSLDIVVDEGYVESVELADQSLPVSLGGAFPGMLGKPLNLRDLEQGLDQLNRLRSIDLTADIAPGSQPGASRIILRSRTSGQSRWALGLGADNLGSASTGRDRDTLSLSLDSPLQLNDSLNLSASDTLNQGDRYSRNASLYYAIPYGYWTFSAFASHAEYRAPFKLPSVTFHSTGITDQLSLRADRVLWRDQSHQLSANLQLAHKDVDSYLESVRLGIQSPTLTVAEAGLNLFWLNSAVWNLDVNVAQGLRWFGADDDANRQVNNQPKAQFRKYRAGLSQWRNGQFGQQAWQWQSQFNVQYSPDPLPAIEQLLGTDDSAVRGYRVNSTSGASGAIWRNTLRLPLRSGLPPQITPRLGLDNGWIKADHGAQGQRLSGASAGVNLSWKNLQVDVDYQRNLNTPSGLQHEPETWLMRVGLAL, via the coding sequence GTGCCGTATTCGTTTTGCGCTATTCCTCGTCGTAGTCGCACGCTGTTATCGGCGCTGCTGTTGAGCCTGGTTGTTTCGTCGCTGTACGCCGCGGAACCCTCCAGCCCCGGCCAGGAAGTGTTGCGCCAGCAGCAGCAACAACAGCGCGATCTGCAACAACTGCAACTGGAGCAACGCCGCCGGCAATTGGAACGCGGCAGCTTCAGTGCGCCGCCAGTCACGCCAGCGCTGTCCGCCCAAGTGACCCCGGATGAACGCTGCTGGCCCTTGAGCGGTACGCGCATCGGCGGCGTCACTTTGATCAGCAGCAAAAAACTCAACGAACAGATCAAGCCGCAACTCTCGGCGTGCATGGGCGTCGGCCAGATCAATCATCTGCTGGCGACCATCACCGCGCTGTACGTGGACGCCGGTTACATCGCCAGCCGTCCGTATCTCAGCAGCGCACCAGCGGCGGGGCAGTCGCTGGATATCGTGGTCGATGAAGGTTACGTCGAGTCCGTCGAGCTGGCCGACCAGAGCCTGCCGGTGTCCCTCGGCGGCGCCTTCCCCGGCATGCTCGGCAAGCCGCTGAACCTGCGCGATCTGGAGCAGGGCCTGGATCAGTTGAACCGCCTGCGCTCGATAGACCTGACCGCCGACATCGCCCCCGGCAGCCAGCCCGGCGCCTCGCGGATCATCCTGCGTTCGCGCACCAGCGGCCAGTCGCGTTGGGCCTTGGGCCTGGGTGCGGACAACCTCGGCAGCGCCAGCACCGGACGTGATCGCGACACCCTGAGCCTGAGCCTCGACAGCCCGTTGCAGCTCAACGACTCACTCAACCTCAGCGCCAGCGACACCCTCAACCAGGGTGATCGCTACAGCCGCAACGCCAGCCTCTATTACGCGATCCCTTACGGCTACTGGACGTTCAGTGCCTTCGCCAGCCACGCCGAATACCGCGCGCCGTTCAAACTCCCCAGCGTGACGTTCCACAGCACCGGCATCACCGACCAGCTCAGCCTGCGCGCCGACCGGGTGCTTTGGCGCGATCAAAGTCATCAGCTCAGCGCCAACCTGCAACTGGCGCACAAAGACGTCGACAGTTATCTGGAGAGCGTGCGCCTCGGCATCCAGAGCCCGACCCTGACCGTGGCCGAAGCCGGGTTGAACCTGTTCTGGCTCAACAGCGCGGTATGGAACCTCGACGTCAATGTCGCCCAGGGCCTGCGCTGGTTCGGTGCCGATGACGATGCCAACCGCCAGGTCAACAACCAGCCCAAGGCGCAATTTCGCAAGTACCGCGCTGGCCTGAGCCAATGGCGCAACGGCCAGTTCGGCCAGCAAGCCTGGCAATGGCAGAGCCAATTCAACGTGCAATACAGCCCCGATCCGCTACCGGCCATCGAACAACTGCTGGGCACCGACGATTCGGCGGTGCGCGGTTACCGGGTCAACAGTACCTCGGGCGCCAGCGGCGCGATCTGGCGCAACACCTTGCGCCTGCCTCTACGCAGCGGTTTACCACCGCAGATCACCCCGCGCCTGGGCCTCGACAACGGCTGGATCAAAGCTGACCACGGCGCCCAGGGCCAACGCCTGAGCGGGGCCAGCGCCGGGGTCAACCTGAGCTGGAAAAACCTGCAAGTGGACGTCGATTACCAACGCAACCTCAACACCCCCAGCGGTTTGCAGCATGAGCCTGAGACCTGGCTGATGCGCGTAGGGCTGGCGTTATGA
- a CDS encoding hemagglutinin repeat-containing protein — MPAQTFAFHLSPRGKLRWAIASLFLIAHLPNALAGGVVVAPGPGGTAQLQTQGGVPIVNIVAPNGSGLSHNQFLDYNVDRQGLVLNNALQAGRSQLAGQLAANPQLQGQAASVILNEVISRNASTLNGAQEIFGKSADYVLANPNGISVNGGSFINTPNANLVVGRPELNDGKLQALSTRDASGNLQIQGAGLQNREGSINLIAPRIDSQGSLAARDQLNLTVGRNQVDYASGQVKTVDPAGNTADQRIDASLFGAMQAGRINIVSTAEGAGVRVGPVQVAGRDGVQIRSAGDLSISGQAVPDSLDVVRAGVRSSQGDVALHSGKDLTLAATDVSGRDVKLDAKRNLTLSTVESRKLQQTRENWNNSTIGITWETYDRIQTDSDSRQHGSQILASRDAALSSGGDTELKAAKIDAANKLSVQSGGDLRLNAATESHTTTDQGNHRKHLWKADWDSSSEEQRSITSQLKGGNIALASAALLRSEGAELTSKGDINLAGKQVDITSASRTQRKSDNRYSGDLVGGGFFGKTGDADQGKTQNQGSKVNAAGKLIVKADDVRISGSQVRGGTEASVISDKGSLIIDGVQDTSHANSHDKDSKFFGITKDESRQNAKDSTTLRSELTSDSNLKLKSAKDIEVAGATVKADGTLSAEAAGDVKVHSTQNTRETSKTTETRGFDAYAKENGPDAGQYRAGVHYEDKQQTVSSNDVKQQGSSLSGATVQLAADGDLTLKGAEVKATNGDATLTGQNVSLLAEQDSHTTSTDKTSTGGGFYYTGGLDRAGSGVDFAHTTSQDTTGKTTAQTTGVQSSGNLNINTGKLTTEGARVDAGKGLNVAAVEVDNRAASNTDSSTHQESNWSADIGANVEYKDIARPIAGAVKDVWNGKVPDKDSLANLGQPNLGIDLAIGHQEASHTEQNTNAVVSQYKGGTVDVKVDGTLQDQGTQYQASAGKVNIGADSLVANAASNTHSSRDQALDAKADVRVYTKTGEDVNVAASGAGGSSQTRKDNATAVVGRYAGSEGVNINLRGNGQFEGSHFDGGQGGVSIKTGGELALNQANDRQNSDTSSLRGNGSLNVGTAPGTNGTNVDLGAGFQLDHTGNQTRDSQAQVASIQGKGPVLLSSGGDQILQGTKVDTIGGIDLKAGGKLDLQAATDTHTATGSNLGGGLNVGGSKTTTEKSADQGGNLSANFNIGRVNENTQTLTGGQLNSQDKIALSGDAIHLQGTQVSAPSVSLDAQKGGITQEPAQSTQNRTNWNVALNAGGNLSNSTPTVVDEKNVATSDHGFNAGAKVGVDYLRGTTQHNSQIKADSVVLNSTGDVQLSGARIDAATVSGTVGGDLSVESRQDSQTSAKVNIDLGLTGKKAAPPEKENVAKGGTDYKPTLKIDGGYEHKDSVSQASGISGTQGVNLNVGGATQLTGARIASTEGRVDLGGSKVRSTDLSNRDYGVTAGLDLPEKPKAEGSTPEVSLVGEHNVKLGPVTIGGHYDSQSLQAGIDEKNI, encoded by the coding sequence ATGCCTGCACAGACATTTGCGTTTCATCTTTCCCCCCGGGGAAAACTGCGTTGGGCGATTGCCAGCCTGTTCCTGATTGCCCACTTGCCCAATGCCCTTGCGGGTGGCGTGGTGGTCGCGCCAGGTCCCGGTGGCACCGCGCAACTGCAAACCCAGGGTGGCGTGCCCATCGTCAATATTGTTGCGCCCAATGGTTCCGGCCTGTCGCACAACCAGTTTCTTGATTACAACGTCGACCGCCAGGGCCTGGTGTTGAACAACGCCTTGCAGGCCGGGCGATCCCAGCTCGCCGGGCAACTGGCAGCCAACCCGCAACTCCAGGGCCAGGCCGCGAGCGTGATCCTCAACGAAGTGATCAGTCGCAACGCCTCGACCCTCAACGGCGCCCAGGAAATCTTCGGCAAATCCGCCGATTACGTGTTGGCCAACCCCAACGGTATTTCGGTGAATGGCGGCAGCTTCATCAACACGCCGAACGCGAATCTGGTGGTCGGTCGTCCCGAATTGAACGACGGCAAGTTGCAAGCCCTGAGCACCCGCGACGCCTCGGGCAATTTGCAGATTCAAGGCGCGGGCCTGCAAAACCGCGAAGGCTCGATCAACCTGATCGCGCCACGCATCGACAGCCAAGGCAGTCTTGCGGCCCGTGATCAACTGAACCTTACGGTCGGGCGCAATCAGGTGGATTACGCCAGCGGCCAGGTGAAAACCGTGGACCCGGCCGGTAACACCGCAGACCAACGCATCGACGCCAGCCTGTTCGGCGCCATGCAGGCCGGACGCATCAACATTGTCAGCACCGCTGAAGGCGCGGGTGTGCGGGTCGGCCCGGTGCAAGTGGCGGGCCGCGATGGCGTGCAGATTCGTTCCGCCGGTGACTTGAGCATCAGCGGCCAAGCGGTTCCGGACAGCCTCGATGTGGTGCGTGCCGGCGTGCGCAGCAGCCAGGGCGATGTTGCTCTGCACAGCGGCAAGGACCTGACCCTGGCCGCCACCGACGTCAGTGGCCGCGACGTCAAACTCGACGCCAAACGCAACCTGACCTTGAGCACCGTCGAAAGCCGCAAGCTGCAGCAAACCCGCGAAAACTGGAACAACAGCACCATCGGCATCACCTGGGAAACCTACGACCGGATCCAGACCGATAGCGATTCGCGCCAGCACGGCAGCCAGATTCTCGCCAGTCGTGATGCTGCGTTGTCGTCCGGTGGCGACACCGAACTCAAGGCGGCCAAGATCGACGCGGCGAACAAACTGAGCGTCCAGAGCGGCGGCGATCTGCGCCTGAACGCCGCCACTGAAAGCCACACCACAACCGACCAGGGCAACCACCGCAAACACCTGTGGAAAGCCGACTGGGACAGCAGCAGCGAAGAACAACGCAGCATCACCAGCCAGTTGAAGGGCGGTAATATTGCCCTGGCTTCGGCGGCGTTGCTGCGTTCCGAAGGCGCTGAGTTGACCAGCAAGGGCGACATCAACCTTGCCGGCAAACAGGTCGACATCACCAGCGCCAGCCGCACCCAGCGCAAGAGTGACAACCGTTATTCCGGCGATCTGGTGGGCGGCGGTTTCTTCGGCAAGACCGGCGATGCCGATCAGGGCAAGACCCAGAACCAGGGCAGCAAGGTCAACGCCGCCGGCAAACTGATCGTCAAGGCCGATGACGTGCGCATCAGCGGCAGCCAGGTGCGCGGCGGTACCGAAGCCAGTGTGATCAGCGACAAGGGTTCGTTGATCATCGATGGCGTGCAGGACACCTCCCACGCCAACAGCCACGACAAGGACAGCAAGTTCTTCGGCATCACCAAGGATGAATCCCGGCAGAACGCCAAGGACAGCACCACGCTGCGCAGCGAGCTGACATCGGACAGCAACCTCAAGCTCAAGAGCGCCAAGGACATCGAAGTGGCCGGCGCCACGGTCAAGGCTGACGGCACCCTGAGCGCGGAAGCGGCGGGGGATGTGAAGGTGCATTCCACCCAGAACACCCGCGAAACCAGCAAGACCACCGAGACCCGCGGCTTCGACGCCTACGCCAAGGAGAATGGCCCGGACGCCGGCCAATACCGCGCCGGGGTGCATTACGAAGACAAACAGCAAACCGTGAGCAGCAACGATGTGAAGCAGCAAGGCTCCAGCCTCAGCGGCGCCACTGTGCAACTGGCGGCGGACGGCGACCTGACGCTCAAAGGCGCCGAGGTCAAAGCCACTAATGGTGACGCGACCCTGACTGGCCAAAACGTCTCGCTGCTGGCCGAGCAGGACAGCCACACCACCTCGACCGATAAAACCAGCACCGGCGGCGGCTTCTACTACACCGGCGGCCTTGATCGTGCGGGCAGTGGCGTCGATTTCGCCCACACCACTTCGCAAGACACCACCGGCAAAACCACGGCGCAAACCACCGGTGTACAGAGCAGCGGCAACCTCAACATCAACACCGGCAAACTCACCACCGAGGGCGCGCGTGTTGATGCCGGCAAAGGGCTGAATGTCGCGGCGGTCGAGGTCGACAACCGGGCCGCGAGCAACACCGACAGCAGCACTCATCAAGAGAGCAACTGGTCCGCTGACATTGGCGCGAACGTCGAGTACAAGGACATCGCCCGGCCCATCGCCGGAGCGGTCAAAGACGTGTGGAACGGCAAGGTGCCGGACAAGGACTCACTGGCCAATCTCGGGCAGCCAAATCTCGGCATCGACCTCGCCATCGGGCATCAGGAGGCGAGCCACACCGAGCAGAACACCAACGCCGTGGTCAGTCAGTACAAGGGCGGCACCGTAGACGTGAAGGTCGACGGCACGTTGCAGGACCAGGGCACGCAGTACCAGGCGAGCGCGGGCAAGGTCAACATCGGCGCCGACTCCCTGGTGGCAAACGCCGCAAGCAACACCCACAGCAGCCGCGATCAGGCACTGGACGCCAAGGCTGATGTGCGGGTCTACACCAAGACCGGTGAGGACGTGAACGTCGCCGCCAGCGGCGCGGGCGGCAGCAGCCAGACCCGCAAGGACAACGCCACCGCCGTGGTCGGCCGCTACGCCGGCAGCGAAGGGGTGAACATCAACCTGCGTGGGAACGGTCAGTTCGAAGGCAGCCATTTCGATGGCGGGCAGGGCGGTGTTTCGATCAAGACTGGCGGTGAGCTGGCGTTGAACCAGGCCAACGACCGGCAGAACAGCGACACCTCAAGCCTGCGTGGTAACGGCTCGCTGAATGTCGGTACGGCACCGGGTACCAACGGCACCAATGTCGATCTGGGGGCGGGTTTCCAGCTTGATCACACTGGCAATCAGACGCGGGACAGTCAGGCTCAGGTAGCGAGCATTCAGGGCAAGGGCCCGGTGCTGTTGAGCAGTGGCGGCGATCAGATCCTACAAGGGACGAAGGTCGACACCATTGGCGGCATCGACCTGAAGGCCGGCGGCAAACTCGACCTGCAAGCGGCGACCGACACGCACACCGCTACCGGCAGCAACCTCGGCGGTGGCCTGAACGTGGGTGGCAGCAAAACCACTACCGAGAAAAGTGCTGATCAGGGTGGCAACCTGAGTGCCAATTTCAATATCGGTCGGGTCAACGAAAACACCCAGACCTTGACCGGTGGCCAGCTCAACAGCCAGGACAAGATTGCCCTCAGCGGCGATGCGATCCATCTGCAAGGCACCCAGGTCAGCGCCCCGAGCGTGAGCCTTGATGCGCAGAAGGGCGGGATCACTCAGGAGCCGGCGCAGTCCACGCAGAACCGCACAAACTGGAATGTCGCGCTCAATGCCGGCGGTAACCTGAGCAACAGCACGCCGACGGTCGTGGATGAAAAGAACGTCGCCACGAGTGATCACGGCTTCAATGCCGGAGCCAAGGTTGGTGTTGATTACTTGCGAGGCACCACTCAGCACAATAGTCAGATCAAGGCTGACAGCGTGGTGTTGAACAGCACGGGGGATGTGCAGTTGAGCGGCGCGCGGATTGATGCGGCGACGGTCAGCGGCACGGTTGGCGGTGACTTGAGCGTGGAAAGTCGTCAGGACAGCCAGACCAGTGCCAAGGTTAATATCGACCTGGGCCTTACCGGCAAGAAAGCCGCGCCTCCCGAGAAGGAAAACGTCGCCAAGGGCGGGACTGACTACAAGCCAACACTGAAGATCGATGGCGGTTACGAGCATAAAGACAGTGTCAGTCAGGCTTCCGGTATCAGTGGCACGCAAGGCGTTAACCTGAACGTCGGCGGCGCCACGCAGCTGACCGGCGCACGGATTGCTTCGACCGAAGGCCGGGTCGATCTGGGCGGCTCGAAAGTCCGTTCCACCGACCTGAGCAACCGCGACTACGGCGTAACGGCCGGTCTCGATCTGCCTGAAAAACCGAAAGCCGAGGGCAGCACACCCGAGGTTTCGCTTGTGGGTGAACACAACGTCAAACTCGGTCCCGTGACAATCGGCGGTCATTACGACAGCCAGTCGCTGCAGGCCGGGATTGATGAGAAAAACATCTAG
- a CDS encoding sigma-70 family RNA polymerase sigma factor: protein MTPKLPRTHGFFEHYEELIGTWTRRLRNRQQAEDLAHDTFVRVLESDSAAVEQPRAYLHQTARNIAVDGYRREDRRGAMESEAIDHSVSSSGDPEHFMHAIQLADSIERALTELPINCRKVFVWQKIEGLTQAEIAERLGLSKNMVEKYMIRTLRHLRDRLDGLQP from the coding sequence ATGACCCCCAAGCTGCCCCGCACCCACGGCTTTTTCGAGCATTACGAAGAGTTGATCGGCACCTGGACCCGTCGCCTGAGAAATCGTCAGCAGGCCGAGGACCTGGCCCACGACACCTTTGTGCGGGTGCTTGAGTCGGATTCGGCGGCGGTGGAGCAGCCTCGGGCATATTTGCACCAGACCGCGCGCAACATTGCGGTGGATGGTTATCGGCGTGAGGATCGGCGGGGCGCCATGGAGTCCGAGGCGATTGATCACAGTGTGTCGTCGTCCGGCGACCCGGAGCATTTCATGCATGCGATCCAGTTGGCCGATTCCATTGAACGGGCGCTCACCGAGTTGCCGATCAACTGCCGCAAAGTGTTTGTCTGGCAGAAGATCGAAGGCCTGACCCAGGCGGAAATCGCCGAGCGGTTGGGGCTGTCCAAGAACATGGTGGAAAAGTATATGATCCGCACCCTGCGGCACTTGCGTGATCGCCTCGACGGATTGCAGCCATGA
- a CDS encoding c-type cytochrome: MEVKITFIALLGVLLPVQTSLSFADNLNGKNLYLQRCSVCHGADIKGTGPLANKSNPPTPDLTTAIFKQRLNEYPGVIVSSIILRPNGDLIPKTLRENGVKIPPHAWSVNDFRDLHEYMSGVISKQR; encoded by the coding sequence ATGGAAGTGAAAATAACATTCATCGCTTTACTGGGAGTTTTATTACCAGTTCAAACATCACTGTCCTTTGCAGATAATCTCAATGGGAAGAACCTCTATTTACAGCGATGTTCCGTGTGCCATGGCGCAGATATCAAGGGAACAGGGCCATTGGCTAATAAGAGCAATCCTCCAACACCTGACCTTACAACCGCCATTTTCAAGCAACGCCTCAATGAATATCCGGGCGTTATCGTGTCGTCGATCATACTGCGCCCCAATGGGGACTTGATTCCAAAAACATTGCGAGAGAATGGTGTAAAGATTCCGCCGCATGCTTGGAGTGTTAATGATTTTCGCGATTTACATGAATACATGAGTGGTGTGATTTCGAAACAACGATGA
- a CDS encoding HlyD family secretion protein, translated as MTSMPTVEPDLAVPVTTKPPVLKRLLLMTVAVAVLVGVGLYGAHWWSAGRFLEETDDAYIGGDVTVIGPKVAGYIEEVLVTDNQKVKAGDVLVRLDSRDYRANLAKAEGAVAAEEALLANLDATEQLQHAVIGQARAGIDAAGAETARSRDDDARYKKLVSSNAVSVESAQRANATFKTAQAISARAQAELLASQRQLDVIETQKQQARAALMQAKAERDLAQLNVGYTELKAPVDGVVGNRRARVGAYAQAGSQLLSVVPSSGLWVDANFKEDQLARMTSGQRVIIRADVLSGQVFHGHLDSLAPASGAQFSVLPPENATGNFTKIVQRVPVRIVLDPADGVLGHLRPGLSVTAEVDTRAEDKTPAVASAP; from the coding sequence ATGACCAGCATGCCCACCGTTGAACCCGACCTGGCTGTCCCGGTGACCACAAAGCCGCCCGTGCTCAAGCGTTTGCTGCTGATGACGGTGGCCGTTGCGGTGCTGGTCGGTGTCGGGCTGTACGGCGCGCACTGGTGGAGCGCCGGGCGTTTCCTTGAAGAAACCGACGATGCCTACATTGGCGGCGACGTCACGGTGATCGGGCCGAAAGTCGCGGGGTATATCGAAGAAGTGCTGGTCACCGACAACCAGAAGGTCAAGGCCGGCGATGTGTTGGTGCGCCTGGATTCACGCGACTACCGCGCCAACCTGGCCAAGGCCGAAGGCGCGGTGGCGGCTGAGGAAGCGCTGCTGGCCAACCTCGACGCCACCGAACAATTGCAACATGCGGTGATCGGTCAGGCGCGCGCCGGGATCGATGCCGCTGGTGCCGAAACCGCCCGTTCGCGGGATGACGATGCGCGCTACAAAAAACTGGTGAGCAGTAATGCGGTCTCGGTGGAAAGCGCGCAACGCGCCAACGCGACCTTCAAGACCGCTCAGGCGATCAGTGCCCGGGCTCAGGCGGAATTGCTGGCTTCGCAGCGTCAACTGGACGTGATCGAAACCCAGAAACAACAAGCCCGCGCCGCACTGATGCAAGCCAAGGCTGAGCGGGATCTGGCGCAGTTGAACGTCGGCTACACCGAACTCAAAGCGCCGGTGGATGGCGTGGTCGGCAATCGTCGGGCGCGGGTGGGCGCGTATGCCCAGGCCGGTTCGCAATTGCTGTCGGTGGTGCCATCGAGTGGACTGTGGGTCGATGCCAATTTCAAGGAAGACCAACTGGCGCGGATGACCTCGGGCCAACGGGTGATCATTCGTGCCGATGTGCTTTCCGGCCAGGTATTCCACGGTCATCTCGACAGCCTCGCCCCGGCCAGCGGCGCGCAGTTCAGCGTGTTACCACCGGAAAACGCCACCGGCAACTTCACCAAAATCGTGCAGCGGGTGCCGGTGCGGATCGTCCTTGATCCGGCTGATGGCGTGCTCGGTCACCTGCGTCCCGGCCTGTCGGTG
- a CDS encoding FecR family protein, which translates to MMDTRDCACGQTAVRDEAARWFVRLQEPAVDVVEHRRFESWLHEHPQHQDEFQLLQGLWTAADLLPAKRLQALCEAPPERRKRRPLVRYAVAASVLAVALGLGLFSGLNHPTTYTAEFSTALGERRHVALPDGSIIDLNSRSRVQVRFEKNRRGIELSEGEAMFSVEHDTRRPFVVETGNGQVTVTGTRFDVRRDLSQTKVAVEQGTVKVQGYGADFISLTAGLGTHIDAQGKVATAYAVNPQELTAWRSGKLVFNNASLAEVAAEVSRYREKPLTVSSDKVGNLRLTSVFKSDNTDALLKALPSILPVAVRTLADGSQEIIAR; encoded by the coding sequence ATGATGGATACTCGTGATTGCGCGTGCGGGCAAACAGCGGTTCGCGACGAGGCGGCACGCTGGTTTGTGCGCTTGCAGGAGCCGGCGGTAGACGTCGTGGAACATCGACGCTTCGAGTCCTGGCTGCATGAACATCCTCAGCACCAAGATGAATTTCAATTGCTCCAGGGCTTGTGGACGGCGGCCGACCTGTTGCCGGCCAAGCGTCTGCAAGCCTTGTGCGAAGCGCCACCGGAACGACGCAAACGTCGGCCGCTAGTGCGTTACGCGGTGGCTGCCAGTGTGTTGGCGGTGGCGCTCGGGTTGGGCCTGTTCAGCGGCTTGAATCATCCGACGACCTACACCGCGGAATTTTCCACGGCGTTGGGCGAGCGCCGGCATGTGGCGTTGCCGGACGGTTCGATCATCGACCTCAACAGCCGCAGCCGGGTGCAGGTGCGCTTTGAAAAGAATCGGCGCGGCATCGAGCTGAGTGAAGGCGAGGCGATGTTCAGCGTCGAGCACGACACCCGCCGGCCGTTCGTGGTTGAAACGGGCAACGGCCAGGTCACGGTCACCGGCACCCGCTTCGATGTGCGCCGGGACCTGAGCCAAACCAAGGTCGCGGTGGAGCAGGGCACAGTCAAAGTTCAGGGCTACGGCGCCGATTTCATCAGCCTTACCGCAGGCCTCGGTACGCATATCGATGCCCAGGGCAAAGTGGCTACGGCGTACGCGGTCAACCCGCAGGAACTGACCGCCTGGCGCAGCGGCAAACTGGTGTTCAACAACGCCAGCCTGGCCGAAGTCGCCGCCGAAGTGTCGCGCTATCGCGAGAAGCCGCTGACGGTCAGCAGCGACAAAGTGGGCAATCTGCGCCTGACCAGCGTGTTCAAATCCGACAACACCGACGCGCTGCTCAAGGCCTTGCCGAGCATTCTGCCGGTGGCCGTGCGCACCCTTGCCGACGGCAGTCAGGAAATAATTGCGCGATAG